The Algoriphagus sp. TR-M9 genome has a window encoding:
- a CDS encoding DUF6266 family protein codes for MGIIQNNIFGAIRGSMGNLVFYQLNGKTVIRQKPGPRQKPASERQLYQQEAFRIGQKFVTPLREALNFTLKKKKGGFGSGVNRALSWVIRNAIVNENKKPILYPEKVKVTKGWLLGPENLMAERVSSFKIILNWSPNAWQGSGREEDRLFVIVYSPESKKVHTIYEGNYRKSGSQLVELPWTDPEIGKVYIYVSFYSQNGYVREFSDSVCLGTL; via the coding sequence ATGGGAATTATTCAAAACAACATTTTCGGAGCGATCAGAGGTTCGATGGGAAATCTGGTATTTTATCAGCTAAATGGTAAAACGGTGATCAGACAGAAACCGGGGCCCCGACAGAAACCTGCTAGTGAGCGGCAGTTATATCAGCAGGAGGCATTTAGAATTGGACAGAAGTTCGTTACACCGCTCAGGGAAGCCCTGAATTTCACCTTGAAGAAGAAGAAAGGTGGGTTTGGTTCAGGCGTAAACAGAGCTTTAAGCTGGGTGATAAGGAATGCTATAGTCAATGAAAATAAAAAGCCCATACTTTACCCTGAAAAGGTTAAAGTAACCAAAGGGTGGCTGTTAGGTCCCGAAAACCTGATGGCAGAAAGAGTTTCCTCTTTTAAAATCATATTGAACTGGTCGCCCAATGCCTGGCAGGGATCAGGTAGGGAAGAAGACAGGCTGTTTGTTATAGTGTATTCTCCTGAATCAAAAAAAGTACATACCATCTATGAAGGTAATTATAGAAAGTCAGGAAGCCAACTTGTGGAACTTCCCTGGACTGATCCTGAAATAGGGAAGGTTTATATTTATGTTTCCTTCTATTCACAGAATGGCTATGTTCGGGAATTTTCGGATTCAGTCTGTTTGGGGACGCTATGA
- a CDS encoding DUF5675 family protein, with product MRLVLHRKYRAGITLGRLFLGEQQICFTREPPKACFGTGTLCVEEGVYELEPIHSEEKGWEIGVADKGKISAYPWEEPMVSNCIYPLTCYRADGIPLFTKLAFLKLLERLEREWERGEVVELQIISEGVPYLLESCLEQSYS from the coding sequence ATGCGACTGGTACTGCATAGAAAGTACCGGGCAGGGATTACCCTTGGGAGATTATTCCTGGGAGAGCAGCAGATCTGCTTTACCCGGGAGCCTCCCAAGGCTTGCTTTGGTACGGGCACTCTCTGTGTGGAGGAAGGGGTCTATGAACTGGAGCCCATCCACTCAGAGGAGAAAGGCTGGGAGATAGGAGTCGCGGATAAAGGGAAGATTTCTGCTTATCCCTGGGAGGAGCCTATGGTTTCCAACTGCATCTATCCCCTGACCTGCTACCGGGCTGACGGTATCCCTTTGTTTACCAAACTGGCATTTCTGAAACTTCTGGAAAGGCTGGAGCGGGAATGGGAGCGGGGAGAAGTGGTAGAGCTGCAGATTATATCCGAAGGAGTTCCTTACCTACTGGAATCATGTCTGGAGCAGAGCTACTCTTGA
- a CDS encoding DUF4258 domain-containing protein, with protein sequence MNSVYFRCRELIYSDHAINQMFNRDITTGDIEEVIRLGEIINNYPNDKPFPSCLVLGFATKRPLHLVIAINEPESKCVIITAYEPDPKLWAENFKFKI encoded by the coding sequence ATGAACTCAGTATATTTTAGATGTAGAGAACTGATCTACAGTGATCATGCCATTAATCAGATGTTTAACCGAGACATCACTACTGGGGACATCGAGGAGGTGATCCGGCTGGGTGAAATAATTAATAATTATCCGAACGATAAACCCTTCCCTAGTTGTTTAGTGTTAGGTTTTGCTACAAAAAGGCCACTTCATTTGGTCATCGCCATAAATGAACCTGAAAGCAAATGTGTAATAATCACTGCTTATGAGCCAGATCCCAAACTATGGGCCGAGAACTTTAAATTTAAAATTTAA
- a CDS encoding polysaccharide deacetylase family protein, translated as MLKYPKISIIHLLWIFTTSLALAQTGYAQTYAERLGFPKGKKVVIFHVDDAGMSYESNQGTFNAMQNGIASSCSVMMPCPWAGTFMRLSKEQPGMDIGLHLVLTSEWKTYRWEPLAGRSLVPGLTDTEGSFWPSVAQVLAHADPEEVYLELKAQVDRALQMGIEPTHLDSHMGTLFASPKFLAVYLKVAREYQIPVMFPGGNNKLITADFQQDIIDQLKKAGSYEEGMNLPTPDILKEAREMGAKIWEMGFPVLDDLHKNSGNWRPDRPDYTQEELSRYKIEMFKQTLETMEPGLAMIIVHCSENTENFQRFSGSGRSRQADLEAMLSPDLKNYIEEEGVILTTWREVMQRRKEVAQ; from the coding sequence ATGCTTAAATACCCTAAAATCAGTATTATACACCTGCTCTGGATTTTCACTACTTCTCTAGCTTTGGCACAAACTGGATATGCTCAGACTTATGCTGAAAGGCTGGGATTTCCTAAAGGAAAAAAAGTGGTGATTTTTCATGTGGATGATGCAGGTATGTCCTATGAGTCCAATCAAGGAACTTTTAATGCCATGCAAAACGGCATTGCCAGCTCTTGTAGTGTCATGATGCCCTGCCCCTGGGCCGGTACCTTTATGAGGTTGAGCAAGGAGCAGCCAGGCATGGACATAGGGCTACATCTGGTGCTTACATCCGAGTGGAAAACCTACAGATGGGAACCTTTAGCGGGAAGATCCCTGGTCCCCGGATTAACGGACACTGAGGGTTCATTTTGGCCCAGTGTAGCACAGGTGCTGGCGCACGCAGATCCAGAGGAAGTTTACTTAGAGCTCAAAGCCCAGGTGGACCGGGCATTGCAGATGGGCATAGAACCCACCCACTTAGACTCGCATATGGGAACCCTATTTGCCAGCCCTAAATTTTTAGCAGTCTATCTTAAAGTAGCTAGGGAATATCAGATTCCGGTCATGTTTCCAGGGGGCAACAATAAGTTGATTACAGCAGATTTTCAGCAAGATATAATTGATCAGTTGAAAAAAGCCGGGAGTTATGAAGAAGGGATGAACTTACCAACTCCGGACATCTTAAAGGAAGCCAGGGAAATGGGAGCAAAAATCTGGGAGATGGGCTTCCCCGTGCTGGATGACCTGCACAAAAACAGCGGGAACTGGAGGCCTGATCGACCCGATTATACCCAAGAGGAATTGAGCAGGTATAAAATTGAAATGTTCAAGCAAACCCTGGAAACCATGGAGCCAGGTCTGGCCATGATCATCGTTCACTGTAGCGAAAACACCGAAAACTTCCAAAGGTTCTCAGGTTCGGGGAGGTCTAGGCAGGCAGATTTGGAAGCTATGCTTTCCCCTGACTTAAAGAATTATATAGAAGAAGAAGGGGTGATACTCACCACCTGGAGAGAAGTGATGCAGCGTAGAAAAGAAGTAGCGCAATGA
- a CDS encoding LytR/AlgR family response regulator transcription factor, which translates to MKNPIKLGLIDDESLALDRLRYFISGIPGYQVEFAETNPLDGLRLASQKTCDILITDVQMENLNGLLISEQMEELGVPVIICSAHEEFALPSINLSVAGYLVKPVNAWGLKKLLEKVSKKLHILKESTLQMSLDYFLVEDYASFGYTKVGFNELYFVEQKQNYSHFHAPPQIYKQRSTLQSVEVMLPELTFVRVQKSFLINITKLQKILNKEVVLDNGMVIPLGESYKAQLLNAYKLFNRP; encoded by the coding sequence ATGAAGAATCCAATCAAACTTGGCCTAATAGATGATGAATCCTTAGCGTTGGACAGGCTTAGGTATTTTATTTCAGGAATACCTGGGTACCAAGTGGAATTTGCGGAGACTAACCCCCTAGATGGATTGCGTCTTGCTAGCCAGAAAACATGTGATATTTTGATCACAGATGTTCAGATGGAGAATTTAAATGGATTACTTATTTCCGAGCAGATGGAAGAACTTGGTGTTCCCGTCATTATCTGTTCTGCCCATGAGGAGTTTGCACTTCCAAGTATCAATCTTTCGGTGGCGGGCTATCTGGTAAAGCCTGTCAATGCCTGGGGATTGAAAAAGTTGCTGGAAAAAGTGTCCAAAAAACTACATATACTTAAGGAATCAACGCTGCAAATGTCTCTAGATTACTTTCTAGTGGAGGACTATGCGAGCTTTGGGTATACCAAGGTGGGTTTTAATGAACTTTATTTCGTCGAACAAAAGCAAAATTACTCTCATTTTCATGCTCCTCCCCAGATCTATAAGCAACGCTCCACCTTGCAATCTGTAGAGGTAATGCTCCCTGAATTAACTTTTGTAAGAGTCCAAAAATCCTTTTTGATTAACATCACTAAACTACAGAAAATATTAAACAAGGAGGTGGTTCTAGACAATGGAATGGTTATCCCATTGGGAGAATCGTATAAAGCTCAGTTGTTAAATGCCTATAAACTGTTTAACCGACCGTAA
- a CDS encoding RNA polymerase sigma factor yields MTEPTAKTIENFKKGKQEAIETIYYYYKPTIVRFIVSLIKDAEEAEVIFHNVFLKILRKKQDLDTEKGIRAYIFTISKNEVRDYFNQLSMRRKKAEEFYVNRIENTVDLKLEEEALLEKLEKAVEMLSEQRKKVIRLSYFENLSYQEIADQMLISKNTVKNHLIKARLSLGSYLR; encoded by the coding sequence ATGACAGAACCTACCGCAAAGACCATAGAGAATTTCAAAAAGGGGAAACAGGAGGCGATTGAAACCATCTACTATTATTACAAGCCTACCATAGTAAGATTTATAGTATCTCTAATCAAAGATGCTGAGGAAGCCGAAGTTATTTTTCACAATGTCTTTTTAAAAATCCTCCGGAAAAAGCAGGACTTAGATACCGAAAAAGGGATTCGGGCCTATATTTTCACCATATCAAAAAATGAAGTGAGAGATTACTTCAATCAATTGAGTATGAGGAGGAAAAAGGCTGAGGAATTCTATGTGAACAGAATAGAAAACACAGTAGATCTAAAGTTGGAAGAGGAAGCATTATTGGAGAAATTGGAAAAAGCTGTAGAAATGCTGAGTGAGCAAAGGAAAAAAGTGATTCGGCTCTCTTATTTTGAAAACCTTTCTTACCAAGAGATCGCGGACCAGATGTTGATTTCCAAAAACACAGTAAAGAATCATTTGATCAAGGCCCGATTGAGTTTAGGTAGTTATCTTAGGTAA
- a CDS encoding MauE/DoxX family redox-associated membrane protein — protein sequence MKNSKLSETITEGISWVLAFLFAYTALSKIYDWKATKTAFYNQAIPDWSKEVILYVIPGIEILISVFLLLPKLRKTGLFSSMLLMGIFTGYVALVWIGWTAKIPCSCGGVLESFSWGEHLLFNLVILMISIMGYWLSKNQKV from the coding sequence ATGAAGAACAGCAAATTATCGGAAACAATAACAGAAGGAATATCCTGGGTACTGGCATTCTTATTTGCGTATACTGCTCTCAGCAAAATCTATGATTGGAAAGCCACCAAAACTGCATTCTATAATCAGGCAATTCCAGATTGGTCTAAGGAAGTAATACTCTACGTTATTCCTGGAATTGAAATCCTTATCTCAGTTTTTCTATTACTCCCAAAGCTTAGAAAAACAGGGCTTTTTTCAAGTATGCTGTTAATGGGAATATTTACAGGATATGTGGCCTTGGTTTGGATTGGATGGACAGCTAAAATCCCATGTAGTTGTGGAGGTGTGCTAGAATCATTTAGTTGGGGCGAACATCTTCTCTTCAATCTGGTGATTTTGATGATTTCGATTATGGGGTACTGGCTAAGTAAGAATCAGAAAGTTTAA
- a CDS encoding histidine kinase, giving the protein MKSILTPPEIQFSGTNPRIKWINDKMRPFLAHPILILLCLWGAYILLDGSTTYYFELPTPGFVYAFITTIIGFFSSCLYFFWLFPSVFYAKKPWRIISLSLLGISVLSGLKYLLFLLAGIQTHTLLDFFFYELMRQWVFLVVTFTVWGFYALIKALQAKQRTEASFDRLRIVHNKGQLSPHFTLNLIGDISAKSLHFSPELFEDINHFITILRYAYIDTENFNSLSAEVQAILAYLHGQKLRFENAIYIQDEIDRQLLDYEGLYMPKLLLITLIENVFKHGIFQDPTCPVLIEAKMVYGKSPVPILSFSTQNKINKDLKLSKGKFGLETVRNLLDYFFDSATLTPTVTEDTFSLTLTIPYEESNQTWPNR; this is encoded by the coding sequence ATGAAAAGTATACTAACCCCACCTGAGATTCAGTTTTCTGGGACAAACCCAAGAATAAAGTGGATCAACGATAAAATGAGGCCTTTTTTAGCTCATCCAATATTAATTTTATTATGCTTATGGGGTGCTTATATATTACTAGACGGTAGTACGACCTATTATTTTGAATTACCTACACCTGGATTTGTCTATGCATTCATCACTACAATAATTGGCTTTTTTAGTTCCTGTCTTTATTTCTTCTGGCTTTTCCCTTCTGTATTTTATGCAAAGAAACCTTGGAGAATTATTAGCCTTTCATTGCTTGGAATCTCTGTTCTATCCGGGCTTAAATATCTTTTGTTTCTACTAGCAGGAATCCAAACTCATACCCTTCTAGACTTTTTTTTCTATGAGTTGATGAGACAATGGGTGTTTTTAGTTGTAACATTTACAGTGTGGGGTTTCTATGCACTGATCAAGGCGCTGCAGGCAAAACAGAGAACAGAAGCCAGTTTTGACAGACTTAGAATAGTTCATAATAAAGGACAGTTGAGCCCACATTTTACACTCAACCTGATCGGGGATATTTCTGCCAAATCACTTCATTTTTCACCTGAGCTATTTGAAGATATCAACCACTTCATCACCATCTTACGCTATGCATACATAGACACTGAAAATTTCAATTCCCTCTCTGCCGAGGTTCAGGCAATACTTGCGTATTTACACGGTCAGAAATTAAGGTTTGAGAATGCTATCTATATCCAGGATGAAATTGATAGACAACTACTAGATTATGAAGGGTTGTATATGCCCAAACTACTATTGATCACGCTTATCGAAAATGTATTTAAACATGGTATTTTTCAGGATCCCACATGCCCTGTACTAATCGAGGCTAAGATGGTCTATGGGAAAAGTCCTGTACCAATTCTTTCTTTCTCAACCCAAAACAAAATCAATAAAGACCTTAAACTTTCTAAGGGGAAATTCGGGTTGGAAACCGTCAGAAACCTGCTGGATTACTTTTTTGATTCTGCTACGCTTACGCCCACAGTAACTGAAGACACCTTTTCTCTTACCTTAACCATACCCTATGAAGAATCCAATCAAACTTGGCCTAATAGATGA
- a CDS encoding sialidase family protein, with product MKLSNTYKTFLLLGLLCHTGVLLAQEPLVPSLLNESIFPLQEKHTHGSSIVALPNADLLTVWFEGSGERKADDVLLMGARKKSGETNWSTPFIMADSPGIPDCNPVLFLNQNDELFLVWIAVLANEWEHSLLRLKRSKSYETSGAPLWEWQDNILLKPGDEFATEVEKRFRDLPSPNLGWAAYAPKYEDLIRTASRDSKKTSLGWMTRIKPLLIGDRIILPLYSDGFNFSMMAISDDFGESWSPSLPLVGKGPIQPALIQKENGDIVAMLRDSGDAPSRIQQSISKDLGESWSAARKTDFPNTASVELLKLADGRWWMIGNDIQDGRYRLALWISDDEGENWSKPQYLELDSSKEGRYSYPAIIQDQKGLVHLTYSKHLKEGKTIQYRLLDPTQIH from the coding sequence ATGAAACTGAGCAACACTTACAAAACATTTCTTTTGCTAGGTTTACTTTGCCACACTGGTGTGCTGCTAGCACAGGAACCACTGGTACCTAGCCTGCTTAACGAATCTATTTTTCCCCTTCAGGAAAAACATACCCATGGCAGCAGCATAGTAGCCTTACCCAATGCTGACCTGCTTACAGTTTGGTTTGAGGGCTCGGGAGAAAGAAAGGCGGATGATGTTCTACTCATGGGGGCCAGAAAGAAAAGCGGTGAGACCAACTGGTCAACTCCCTTTATAATGGCAGACAGTCCAGGTATTCCAGACTGCAATCCAGTACTTTTTCTGAACCAGAATGATGAGCTTTTTTTAGTATGGATTGCGGTGTTGGCCAATGAATGGGAGCATTCCCTTTTAAGACTAAAACGGAGTAAATCATACGAAACCAGTGGAGCGCCACTATGGGAATGGCAGGACAATATCCTGCTCAAACCCGGAGATGAATTTGCCACAGAGGTGGAAAAAAGATTCAGGGATTTACCCTCCCCAAATTTGGGTTGGGCGGCCTACGCACCCAAATACGAAGATTTAATCAGGACTGCCTCCCGGGATTCCAAAAAGACCAGCCTGGGATGGATGACACGCATCAAACCCTTACTTATTGGCGATAGAATCATTCTGCCATTATACTCCGATGGTTTTAATTTTTCCATGATGGCCATCTCAGATGACTTTGGTGAGAGCTGGAGCCCCAGTTTACCTCTGGTAGGCAAAGGACCTATACAACCCGCATTAATCCAAAAGGAAAATGGAGATATAGTGGCCATGCTACGTGATTCCGGGGATGCTCCCAGCAGAATCCAACAAAGCATTTCCAAGGATCTGGGCGAAAGTTGGTCAGCTGCCCGCAAAACTGACTTTCCCAATACAGCAAGTGTGGAACTCCTAAAACTAGCGGATGGCAGATGGTGGATGATTGGTAATGACATACAAGATGGTAGATATAGATTGGCCCTTTGGATATCCGATGATGAAGGTGAAAACTGGAGCAAACCACAGTACCTAGAGCTTGATTCCAGCAAAGAAGGAAGGTATTCCTACCCTGCCATCATACAGGATCAAAAGGGTTTGGTCCACCTCACCTATTCCAAGCATTTAAAAGAAGGCAAAACCATACAGTATAGACTATTGGATCCAACTCAAATTCACTGA
- a CDS encoding RagB/SusD family nutrient uptake outer membrane protein, whose amino-acid sequence MKNYLMIGSLLLFAACDTFLDVKPNKAIDTPDSLESVEALLDNASTMNYNSTLSVVLGDEFYADETAISSMELLEQNFYLWTPRPLQPDELVFDWRDRYNQIQIANVCLESLQGLPDGLKKNELTGTALFFRAHAYFSLSTLFLEGPNLENTGLELKIPIRKSTSMVLKPELATRQAIRDLIREDLDQAVGLLPTNPSYLSRPSKQAAYALMARVFLDWEDYETAKDAAGKVIEMGGELMDFNELDPSNTYPIPSFNSEIIWLARIGGTSYFNSQSGFQMSPELLGLYSEEDLRASMFYVTRSSGFINFRGSYLSGRPVFGGLSLNEAYLIYAESLVRTGELEEGEKMLSYLLERRMVPGWEGIEFSNETDALGIILKERRKELPFRGLRWSDLRRINKDDRFQTILVREFEGTHYQLTPESEKYVLPVPARELSFY is encoded by the coding sequence ATGAAAAATTACCTGATGATAGGATCGCTGCTACTCTTTGCTGCCTGCGATACCTTTTTGGATGTGAAGCCCAATAAGGCCATTGATACCCCGGATTCCTTGGAGTCCGTGGAAGCGCTGCTGGACAATGCTTCTACTATGAACTATAATTCAACACTTTCAGTGGTGCTGGGCGATGAGTTCTATGCCGATGAGACGGCCATCAGTTCCATGGAATTGTTGGAACAGAATTTCTACCTCTGGACACCCAGACCGCTTCAACCGGATGAACTGGTCTTTGATTGGCGTGATAGGTACAACCAGATTCAGATCGCGAATGTATGTTTGGAATCATTGCAGGGTCTGCCTGATGGTTTAAAGAAGAACGAATTAACAGGAACGGCTCTCTTTTTTAGGGCACATGCCTATTTCAGCTTGTCCACGCTGTTTTTGGAAGGTCCAAATCTGGAAAACACAGGTCTGGAACTGAAGATTCCCATCAGGAAATCTACCAGTATGGTGCTCAAGCCCGAGCTGGCCACTAGGCAAGCTATCCGGGATCTGATACGGGAAGACCTGGACCAGGCAGTTGGCTTGCTCCCAACTAATCCTTCTTATCTTTCCAGGCCTTCCAAGCAGGCGGCCTATGCTCTGATGGCCCGTGTGTTTTTGGATTGGGAGGATTACGAAACTGCAAAAGATGCGGCAGGGAAAGTCATAGAAATGGGAGGGGAGTTAATGGATTTCAATGAGTTGGACCCCTCAAATACTTATCCCATACCTTCGTTTAATTCAGAGATTATATGGCTGGCCAGAATAGGGGGAACCAGTTATTTCAATTCCCAATCTGGATTTCAGATGTCTCCTGAATTGCTCGGGCTATATTCCGAAGAGGACTTAAGGGCTTCTATGTTTTATGTCACCCGGTCAAGCGGGTTTATCAATTTTAGGGGAAGTTATCTCAGTGGGAGACCTGTATTTGGAGGTTTATCACTAAACGAGGCATATCTGATTTATGCGGAGTCTCTGGTCAGAACAGGTGAGTTGGAAGAAGGGGAAAAGATGCTCAGTTACTTACTTGAAAGGAGAATGGTGCCAGGCTGGGAAGGGATAGAATTTTCTAATGAAACAGATGCATTGGGGATCATTCTTAAAGAGCGGAGAAAAGAACTACCGTTTAGGGGGTTAAGGTGGTCTGATTTGCGGAGAATTAACAAGGATGACCGATTTCAAACCATACTTGTGAGGGAATTTGAAGGGACACATTATCAATTAACACCCGAATCTGAAAAGTATGTTCTGCCGGTTCCTGCTAGGGAGCTGTCTTTTTATTAA
- a CDS encoding lantibiotic dehydratase, whose amino-acid sequence MDFLYRMHLVDFDPMDKGEIQKNWNWIKEAIRLSSDSLFQEIEKKQFDSLSFATQAKIHKYLLRGRYRATPFGLWAGVGLGRWGDCNQVDHPLAYSPIENEKYLNHKQQPKLTGRFRLAPGLKEYTSQVQFWSYCSKEEGWRISYLDKNPLILILLSYFKKSEILHFSNFQKFFNTSNIQELSTLWEMLLESGIIIREGFPEVESNPVSIGFDVRIKSKMTLSQGIHKKLESLISEIGNLFVPVESEYLRNFKSWFVQSYDDRFVPLSLLAHQQDFFSHGAALTDRGEHLYKDLPAILWDDKEELDLSVFIDKKPTDLHHLQIAFKLMGGKDIYIENFVCNRPFAYSGRFSLDAEIKNWTVDNIESCTASSMRADVILFETSKSNHISRHDNVFHYSIYPFGTGIKNNHLGVDDLLLGIRDKRLVLFSVKLNKEILPVVQHPLNPDQISHTLSRLIWEIGNQDQHRFLLYQHPSFQKASYTPRLSWRGITLQGRKWVIKSGDFSDKNALIKFLKQSGIPCHIIAGHLDRELLLNWRRTLELDFLWEELNRIREITIFECPWKENSPFKTKTDHHLYPQIIYSRKGNGHNHPKIDFLNRISSPDERWIYLRIAVKESGILPLLLKPLPSILNHIKSRFPIQKWYFLIYTTSQPEIRLRVLTEGKTEKWAVESELTKSLMESGWVDQVNASLYYPEYDKYALMDADMSVSESIFHLESEVVLLGNDEYQIKPIITWENATRQYWIIETYYNVIQICGKTEEFLAYYKRLVKDIPIQERKDLNKSVNPSAQSCKSVPMAFFKSEFSKIEDIPEEVLMRIIPNHLHMCCNRSFPYETAMYERQVIYGLYKKLGKFIYGRLNSL is encoded by the coding sequence ATGGATTTTTTATACAGAATGCACTTAGTGGATTTCGACCCAATGGACAAAGGTGAAATCCAAAAAAACTGGAATTGGATTAAAGAAGCTATACGCCTTTCCTCAGATTCACTATTTCAGGAAATTGAAAAAAAGCAGTTCGACTCTTTAAGCTTTGCCACTCAGGCAAAAATACATAAGTACTTACTCAGAGGCAGATACCGTGCAACCCCATTTGGGCTATGGGCAGGGGTAGGTTTAGGACGATGGGGTGATTGCAATCAAGTGGATCACCCATTGGCCTATAGTCCAATTGAAAATGAAAAATACCTGAACCATAAACAACAGCCAAAGCTTACTGGTAGATTTAGACTAGCGCCAGGACTAAAAGAATATACTTCTCAGGTTCAATTCTGGAGTTACTGCAGTAAGGAAGAAGGATGGAGAATCAGCTATCTGGATAAAAACCCCCTAATCCTGATTCTTCTATCCTACTTTAAAAAATCAGAAATCCTCCATTTCTCAAATTTTCAGAAATTTTTCAACACAAGTAACATTCAAGAGCTAAGCACCTTATGGGAAATGTTGTTGGAGTCTGGAATAATTATTAGGGAAGGGTTTCCGGAAGTGGAGTCAAACCCTGTTAGTATAGGATTTGATGTGAGAATAAAATCCAAAATGACACTATCCCAGGGAATTCATAAAAAACTGGAAAGCTTGATTTCTGAGATTGGGAATCTGTTTGTTCCAGTAGAAAGTGAGTATTTAAGGAACTTCAAATCTTGGTTTGTCCAATCATATGATGATCGCTTTGTGCCTCTTTCTTTACTAGCGCACCAACAGGATTTTTTCAGCCATGGAGCAGCACTAACTGATAGAGGTGAACATCTTTATAAGGACCTACCAGCAATTCTTTGGGACGATAAGGAAGAGTTAGACTTAAGTGTTTTTATTGACAAGAAACCTACAGACCTCCATCACCTTCAAATTGCGTTTAAACTTATGGGCGGAAAGGATATTTATATAGAAAATTTCGTTTGTAACCGTCCATTTGCCTATTCAGGAAGATTTAGCCTAGATGCTGAAATAAAGAATTGGACAGTTGATAATATAGAAAGCTGCACAGCATCTTCAATGAGAGCTGATGTTATACTTTTCGAAACTTCCAAATCCAACCATATCAGCAGACACGACAATGTCTTCCACTACAGCATCTATCCATTTGGTACCGGTATCAAAAATAATCACCTAGGAGTTGATGATTTGCTACTGGGTATCAGAGATAAGCGCTTGGTATTATTTAGTGTAAAACTGAATAAGGAAATTTTACCGGTAGTACAACACCCTCTGAATCCAGATCAAATATCCCATACGCTGTCCAGACTAATCTGGGAAATTGGAAACCAGGATCAGCATAGGTTTCTTCTTTACCAGCACCCCTCTTTTCAAAAAGCCAGTTACACCCCCAGACTAAGCTGGAGAGGAATCACACTTCAAGGTAGAAAATGGGTAATAAAATCGGGGGATTTCTCTGATAAAAACGCCCTTATCAAATTTCTAAAGCAATCAGGAATTCCTTGTCACATAATAGCTGGTCATCTGGACCGGGAACTTCTTCTTAATTGGCGCAGAACGCTTGAATTGGATTTTCTTTGGGAGGAGCTAAACCGAATCCGGGAGATCACAATTTTTGAATGTCCATGGAAAGAAAATTCCCCCTTTAAAACCAAGACTGATCATCATCTGTATCCCCAAATCATTTATTCCAGGAAAGGTAATGGTCACAATCATCCTAAAATCGATTTTCTTAACAGAATAAGCTCGCCTGATGAACGATGGATTTATTTGCGAATAGCAGTGAAGGAATCAGGGATTTTACCCTTGCTTCTCAAACCACTACCAAGCATTCTTAATCATATAAAAAGTCGATTCCCTATACAGAAATGGTATTTCCTGATCTATACCACTTCACAACCAGAAATAAGGCTGCGGGTGCTGACAGAGGGAAAAACAGAAAAGTGGGCAGTAGAATCAGAGCTGACTAAATCGCTGATGGAAAGTGGATGGGTAGACCAGGTAAACGCTAGCCTCTATTATCCAGAATATGATAAATACGCTCTAATGGACGCAGATATGAGTGTTTCAGAATCCATTTTTCATCTGGAATCTGAGGTGGTTCTTCTGGGAAATGATGAGTACCAAATCAAACCCATAATCACCTGGGAAAACGCAACGCGTCAATACTGGATAATAGAGACCTACTATAATGTTATTCAAATCTGCGGAAAAACTGAAGAGTTTTTAGCTTATTATAAAAGACTGGTCAAAGATATTCCCATACAAGAACGTAAGGATTTAAACAAATCGGTAAATCCATCTGCACAATCATGCAAAAGTGTTCCAATGGCATTTTTCAAATCTGAATTCTCAAAAATTGAAGACATTCCAGAGGAAGTTCTGATGCGTATCATCCCAAATCATTTACACATGTGCTGTAACCGCTCATTTCCATATGAAACAGCCATGTATGAACGTCAAGTAATCTATGGCCTTTATAAGAAATTGGGGAAATTTATTTACGGTCGGTTAAACAGTTTATAG
- a CDS encoding type II toxin-antitoxin system MqsA family antitoxin, whose protein sequence is MECTLCKNGTTEKGLVTVTLEKGGTIVLIKEVPADVCTNCGHYYLSSEMTKLVLEKGNEAYTKGAELEVVKLQVA, encoded by the coding sequence ATGGAATGTACCTTATGTAAAAATGGCACTACTGAAAAAGGTTTGGTGACCGTCACACTAGAAAAAGGTGGCACAATTGTATTGATTAAGGAAGTGCCTGCAGATGTATGCACCAATTGTGGCCATTACTACCTCTCAAGCGAAATGACCAAATTAGTACTGGAAAAAGGAAATGAAGCTTATACGAAGGGGGCGGAACTTGAAGTGGTGAAACTTCAGGTGGCTTAA